The following is a genomic window from Bos taurus isolate L1 Dominette 01449 registration number 42190680 breed Hereford chromosome 11, ARS-UCD2.0, whole genome shotgun sequence.
CCTTTTTCTTGGTTAGTGCTTACGAAACCCTAGGCCAGCTGTCACGGTTGTCATCCTTAGAGAGACCCACCCAGGCAGTGACCTGGGGTATCAACTCCTTCCTGGGTCAGTTCACACCTGAGCTCAGAGCTTAAGAGCTGCACCCTGCATTATAGCCGCCAGCATCTTCAAACCCTGCCTCTGCTGCTCAACAGCTGAGCGACTGGGGACATGACCTTTCTGACCCTcccttcctcatctataaagtggtaACAATAACATTTCCCACATTAGCTAAGGCATGTGatgtattagaaataaaatgcctAGAACAATTCCtgaatgctcaataaataacagccattattattgttataaggtcacctggagaagggaatggcaacccactccactattcttacctgaagaattccatgacagaggagcctggtgggatttagtccatagggtctcaaggagtcagacacagctgagggactaacacttcatATATTGCTATAGCCCAATTttccctagttttttttttttttagctgtcaGATCCCAGGAACCACACAATACTTGTGGTTAATAAATCCTCTTTgccgcaactaccgaagcccacacgcctagagaagccactgcaatgagaagcccacatgccgcaactagagagtagcctgcgtgaagcaacaaagacccaccatgctcaaaaaaaattttttaataaataataaaataataaataaatgaatctaaaaaaattttttttaataaaactcaaATCTTTTTACAAAATACACAGCCAAGCAAGCTCTTCCCTATGGCCAACTTGTTCACATAATTGTTTCTAACCTATATATAGAACTTGACATGGGCCTTTGATAACTTACATCTAGTGCATTTCCATCAGGCATTGCAGGCTGTTGAGAAGGTTTTACATCTTGACAGTAATAACAGCTCCCAATCAATGGGCACATACTCTGAGCTAAGCACTGAGCTGCTAGCTGACTGCTCACTTTATCTCGTTAAAGCCTCACAACATAACACTGAGAAAAGTAACCCTATCCCAGTTTTATAAGAAACCGAAGCTCAGAGGGGTTAAATCActcatccaaggtcacagagtcagtGAATAGAAGATCTGGGAGTTGAACCGACTTAGACTCCAAGGATCACATTCTTAACCGTTGTGTTAAACTGGATGGTGGTAAAGGGAGGTCAAATGCTTTAGCTGACTGGCTAAAGACACATCAGACCTTTTgatgctgctgccactgctgctgctaagtcacttcagtcgtgtccgactctgtgcgaccccatggactgcagcctaccaggcttctccgtccatgggattctccaggcaagaacactggagtgggttgccatttccttctccaatccatgaaagtggaaagtgaaagtgaagtcgctcagtcgtgtctgactcttagcgacaccgtggactgcagcctaccaggctcctccattcatgggattttccgggcaacagtactggagtggggtgccattgccttctccctttgatGCTGCCAACTCAATTTATGTGCAAATGAGGAAGGCCCGTGGCTCAAAAACCCGAACTGTTTGCACAGTGCATAAGTGAGGACCATCTACAAGATGAATGAATCAAGTCATTCCCCACTCAGTTTCTACCTTTCCCATCACTATTTCATTCCTACTCTATTATTCCCTGTACTGGTTCACCATGACTAGCAAGGGAAATGCCCAAGAAACACTTATTAACTGAATGAatcagcaaagaaaagaaaaggacctccctggtggtccagtggttgagacacggattcagtccctgctctgggaggattcctcatgcctcagagcaaacaagcccatgcaccccaactactgaaccccacacaccctagagcccatgctccgcaacaagagaagccaccacaatgagaagcctgtgcaccacaactagagagtagcccctgctttccccagttagagaaaagcctgagcacagcaacaaagacccagagcagcaaaaaataaataaataaacattaaagaaaaaaaaaaggagaagaagggaaaggaagaaggacCAGGTAGGGAAGGATCAGatgggaagaagaaagggaaagtgcGAGGGTGGACAAAGGGGCAGGAGTGAGAGAAAACACAGAAGGGAAGGGGCCAGGAGATGGTTGGGAGAAAGATCAAGTCTCAGGCTCAGATCCACTACTTGCCTGAGATGAACCTGTGAGAGTCCCAGAGTTTTCCAGTACTCCCCAATAAATGATCCCATCCTCAGCCTTCACTTCAGGAGTTTCCTCTTCTCACCAAGTGCTAAGGGCCAGCTGCAAGCCCATCCTAACCCTGCCTGATTCCTTGCTCTGCATGCTGGGAAACGGGCTCCAGGCTCTGTCCCATTCTCCAGGCCTCCCTCGGTTTCCTGGCCCAGCTTTAGAGCTCATTGCTACCTTCCTGCCCGGCTTCCTCTTCCTGTCTCCAGTTCCCTGGAGATGAGGCCATCTTGGCATCTCAACCCCCAGCCAGACCACATCCATCACACCTCTGCTGCTTCTCCAtggcaggatcttttttttttttttggctgcaccatgcaaggatcttagttccttgaccagggatcaaatctatgccccctgcattgggaggtcaGAGTcataactgctggaccaccagggcagtccctgcaTGGCAGAATTTTAAGGCACTAAGCCTGCTTCCTGCTGGACACAACTTCCTGTGAGTTCCAGAGAAGGGGAGAAGCGACTGACACCACCTGCTTCTGACacctttgccttggaaatgacaaGCAGGGACAGAGGCCAGAGTCTACAGCACAGAGTAGGGGATGACTCAACTCAAGAATGTGTCCCTTAGGTAAGGCTTAGAAGGGAGTCAAGCTATGCCCCACTAATAACTTCCGTGGAAATTTTATTGTAAacatcttcctttctctttccccagGAGAAGGAGTTTGCCCTCCAACACCCTGCCACAGGACTGGCCTGGCCTCTACCACCCCATCTGCTCAGGTTTCCAACTCCTGGGCCAGACTTGGCTCCTCACCGCCCCAGGAAGGGCTGCAGAGGTCATCATATTACCCACCACTTCTCAGGAGCAGGTTCTGAGCGCCAGACAGATCTCTGCCATTGTATCTCCTTCAACCTCCTAAGGACCCAGCCAGGCAGGTACTTCTGACCCCACTTCACCATGCGGAAAAAGAGGTTCAGGGAGGCTAAGTGACTTGCCCCGGGGTCACAGAGCGTGTAAGTGGCCGCCACCAGGACGTCAGCACGGAGTCTCACTCCGAAAGCCAATGCGTAACTGCTCCCGCAAGTCCCGCTCACTCACTGGGCGCGGGGCAGCCAGGACCGGCAAGCTCCGTACTTTCCCTCCCGGGATGCACGCGGGGAGCGAAGGGTCCGGACGGGTCCTGGCTCCCGGCCGGCCGTCGTCACCTCGCCGGGGAACGGGCGCGGGTCGCGAAGGACGCCCCCGCCCTTGGACTTCGGACTGCCGCCCCGCACCCTCACGCTCGCCCTctgtcccctgccctgccccgggCCCTCACCATCGCCGCAGCCGCCTCGCCCGCTCCAGCTCTTCTGCCCAAGTGGCCGCAGTGCCAGGGGCCCGGGAGGAAgcggagggcggggcggggcctgccCGGAGAGGGCGGGGGGCGCGCCTCCTCTGAGCGGCAACGGAGACCGGGTCAAATCGAAAGCTGCCGGCTATGGCTCCCGGGATCCGGGCACAGCGCCTCTCGCGGGGCTGGCGGCGCCCGGCTTGGGAGGATTCCCCTGCATCGTGAAGTGGGGGCTCCACCTAATCAGCCTGGTGTCAGATCCACACCTCAGGAGTCCTGTGTATGAAATGGTCAGAGTGGAGTGGGCTCGGGAACGCGGGCTCAACGGGTCCTCTCTGGAACTGCATCCAAATCAGGCAGAAGAGTTCACCTGGAGTTCACCTGGACAGgcatcatttgttcattcaacaggCGCTCGAAGGAGCGCCATTGTCCCGCGCTGTGCTAGGGGACTGGAGATGCAGAGAAGAGCCCGGCCAGTGTCCCTGCCACCTTAGTGAGTGCAACTCACCCATAACCAAAAACCGACCCCCACCCCTCCAAAGTTCTGAAACTGAATAAAGTTTATTCACAATAAGTATCATGAATGCACTGCCTGACACTGGATagtacatttgtgtgtgtgatagtTGTACGgtctgtgtctgattcttttcgaccccatggactgtagctcaccaagctcctttgtgggattctccaggccaaaacaccagagtggttagccattcctttctccaggggatcttcctgatccactgatcaaacccaggtctcctgcattgcaggcaaattctttaccatctgaaccaccagggaagctcagattgTACATTTGAAAAGGGTTGATTGTATGTtttgtgaatttcacctcaataagACAGACTCCAGTGGGGAAGGTGCTAGCCCTAGCTTTTTATTTCCCCTTCACTGCATGGGCCATGGCAGCCCTGCCCTGAGGGGATGCGCTTCCTCAGTTGGAAGATGAGGGAGGCTGGCTTGTCTGTCTGTCCAGAGCCTTCCTGAGCTGAATCTGTCCATCTTCACCCTCTCCTTTAACTGCTGCACAGAAGCCAACACCAACCAGTTCTCTACCTGGCCTCATACCAACCCAACGTCTCAAATGTGGCCCCTCTTGAGGAAGGGGGTGTTGACTTCCCTCTCCCAGGTTGAGGCCCCTGTGAGCAGACCCCACCCTCACCCTGGAAGGTCTAGGTCCCACTCACCCCAGTTGCTTGGACCTTGAGTCTAGGAGTGGACCGAGAAGGGAGAGGATGGACATGATGGTGACCAAGACTGCCCCCCCACGGGCTCTTCGGTGCTTTCCTCCCTTCCTAGTTTTCAGAGCATGCTTCTAGAACTGGATTGGCCAGTACTAGTCCCCAATCCTGTCTCCCAACCCCGCCCCTTCCAGACTTCTTCCCCCAAACAGGGCAGAGATGACAAGAACCCTCCCCCCAAACCAAGATGCACTGGGCACTGGAGAGAGTAACAGTGATGGTGGGacctggtggggaggagggaggcccAAAGACAGAGAGGGCCATTGTCCAGGAGGGGAAGGAAAGCCACAGGCCCTGTCCTGTGACACTGACTGTATCCAGCCACGCGACACGACACGGTGAGAGATGCTCACCCCCTCAGGACTGCTAAGACCCAGAGGCTCTGCTAAATTCCAGAAGGACAGTGGCAGACAAAAGACAAATAGAACTTGCAGAACCACAGGAGAAGGAAGAGCAATTTAGTTCCtctaccctcccccacccctcccttccAGACTACAACAGGGCCATGGAAGAGAAATGCCGATGATAGTGGGGtaggagggtgggaggaggggaggatttAGATTTCTAAATGCTCTGCCTAGGAACACTGCATGTCTCAGCTAACATTTCCagcaaaaagtaatttttaaaaatggcaaggggcttcccgggtggcttggtggtaaagaatccacctgctaatgctggagacacgggctcaatccctgatccaggaagatcccacatgccacagaacaacaaAGCTTGTGTGTcacaactatcgagcctgtgctctagagcccaggagccgcaactactgaaacccaaaggccctagagcccatgctccacaacaagagaagccactgcaatgagaaacccgcaCACCGCAACTATAGCATAGCccttgcttgccacaactagagaaaagcccactcagcaatgaagacccagcacagccaaaaatttacaaaaaaaagaaaaagaatgaaagacaaTGGCAAGATGCAGAGAGGACACTTAGGAGTTTTATATACCACCCTAAAATGCTGGGAAGGCCTTGAATTTTCCATACtccaagagttccagaaaattcCTGCTCTTGAGACCCATGATGGAATGAGGGGcgataaaaaacaaacagagtTTCCATCTTTCTTCTCCAATCCTATGCTCTCTACCCCTCCAACAGCTTGGGCCTCCAATGGGAGAGTTCTGCCAGAAAGTGTCCTGGGGAGAAATGAAATAGAAGGGCCAAAGGCACAGTGGAAAGGGAGAAAGGACCTCACACGCATAGGGATACCGAAAGGTCTTTATTGCCCACTGGCCACCCTCAGTTCCATCAGTTTTCCAGCCATGTGCTAGGCCCTCTGGGTCTCTCCAACCAACTCTGAGGACCCCTGAAATGCAGCCACAGTCCAGCTCTTTCTTTCTGGGGACCAAGGTGTTCCCTGGGGCAGACAGGGGGCTTCAGAGTGCGGGGCGGCAGGATCGAGCAGCATTCCACGTGAAGAAGGACAGGAGACAGGGTCCCCCTTGGCATGCACCAGGGAAGATGGCGGctgaggaggagggcagggagggaggggttcCCTAAGTTGGGATGGCGCCAGTGGCAAAAAGCACGATGAAGAGGATGATGATAAAAACAATCACACAGATGAGGACAATCATCTTCACGTTCTTCCACCAGAACTTCCGAGCCACCTTCTGTGACGTCGTCTTGAAGTGCTCTGACTGTTGGGGATAAGGCAGACAGAGACCCACATGCCGTCCATCTAAATATTGAAGTGCTAAGTGGAGGTAACAGATTGCTAAGTAAGACAGCTTATGTCCTCCTATCTTGACAAATGTACCTTCAGAACCATCTGGTGGGCCAAGTTCAAATTTAGAATTCGTggtcccctgccctcccccttcttttctcacccctgccctgccctccacaCTGGGCTTTTGACACGTGCTTCTACCCAGGCTTGTGACAAGGGCAGCACAACCTGCCCTTAGGAGGGCAGACAATCGGGCTGAGGGGGTGCAGGCTCCAGGGGGACATATCTTCCTGGTTCtatggcttctggccccatgagGACTGCTGAAGCCAGAGGAAGGGGTCAGGGCAGTACAGGGGCTGGAGTTAAGGGTAAGTGTCCTTCCTTCTCCCAGCATGAGTTGCAAAAATTGTTTTCTTGGGCCCTGCTCGCCAGATCAGGCTGAGGACAGAAACATTAAGTCTccagaagttaaatgagcaatACTCAAGATTACACGCAGGACTCCAAAAGCCATGTCAGTCTCTCCCTGTGGACATGGAATCTTAGGCTCCAGCTGTCTGCTGAACATTAGAGTCACTCCTTCCCTGAGCAGCTGGCTTTGGCCTCTAGCTGGAGAGACAGGAGAATATCTAGCCAGATGTGTAGGAGATATTATTCTAGCCTTCAGCTAGCAGAAGAGCCTGGGATTAAAGATTTTTACTGCTCTTCCCAGCTTCTTTTTAAAGCCGGCTCAGCAAGACTCTAACAGTTTTTCACCGCCTGCCTAAAAACCTTGGGGAAGGCCAACGGCCCTAAGAGGATGTTCTGGGGCCAATATTTTTGCCCTGGGATGGCCAGATCCAAATGAGAGTCAAGGGCAGCCTTCAAAAGGAAAGTCAGTTTCATAGGAGAGAAACCTAAGAAAGCACAGGCAGACTGAGCCATCCGTCTCAGAAAATGCCTCCATGGATCCACCCCCGCACCCCCAAATCTGTCATTAAACCCAATTCCAATCAGTGGAGTACAGCAGTATCAGAAGTGGGGCCTCAGCTCACGTCAATTCCCAGCACacatgaaaagacagacttcCCTCCTTCACTCTGCCACCATGATCACCACACCCCCAGTAATCTTCCTTCCCCCTTTTCCTCTCATCCCCTGGGAGTGagtgcggggtgggggtgggggggctcccCGGGGGGTAGGGTGAGGGGCTCCCTGTCATCTCACTGTGGCTTCCAGATCCTCTGTCTTGTTGCGAAGGTGGTCCAGGTTCTCTCCCCGGGCCAGGATCCGCTCCACATTCTGAGTCATGATATTCTTGACCCCTTCCACTTCATCCCTGAGGTTCCGCACACGGTCATCTCCTCCTCCACCACTGGCCTCCTGGGCAGCCACACAAAGGGTTAATTAGGCCAAGAGTTGGAGGGACTGAGATCCAGACTCAGAGGCCAGAGGAGGGGGAGGCCTGAGGTGGACTTTAGCTTTTTGCAATGCTTGAACTGTttgcaaagaaaatgtttttctgtaGAACTCGGGTAATCAAAACCAAATGCCTTTATAAGCCCCAGATGGTGAAAGCCATCCATGTTAGGAGACAGACAGGACCCAACTTCTTTGTGGATTCTCAGGGCCCTTGACAGAACAAGAAGCAACCACCAAACCCCTCTCCACTGCTTCCTTGTTCCTCAGAGAGGGTAAGAGGAGACAGCTGAGCCAGTACTTCCCAATGCACAGCTCCACCTCTATGTAAGAAATTCCCAGGTCCCACAGGTCCTCATTAAAAATGCCTGTGCTGGGCACGGACCACCCTCACCAAGCCCACCCTCTCTCTCAGACAGTGGCTGGAGAACTGCTCCAGCCTCCTGGGCAGCCTGATAGCTGTGGCAACCAGGCTCCAAGTCCCTCACAAGGCCCCAGGAGAGAGAACAGTTGGGCCACAAACTTCTGCTTTCCCCACCACTTGGCACCACGCGCAAGCACCAGGCCATGGCCTACTCAGgcaagtataaaaaaaaaacagacagccTTGGCGTTGGGGGAAATGGAGGGCAAGTCCTCCCAGGCTGTAGCCTCGTCCCCAGGCTTCAGGATAAGGTTTTTGAACAGGGAGGGGAAAACACTGTTAAGCTCCTCCCTCCCTGACCCACTCGACTTCCAGAAACAGATCAGGGGTGGGGGTCGAAACTGTCGCAGAGAACCAATTTCTGAGTCTTTTACAAACCCTCAGCTCTCTTCCCCCGGGGTGGTAGATTCCTTGGACTCAGTAGAGAGACAAATTCTTTGGGTTTCTGTACAGGGATAAAGTGAGAAGTAGAGGGGGATTCCAGCCGATAGGCTGGGCTCTGCCTTCGGAACCGCACAGGCACAGCCCAGGAATGTCACAAAACCCGCCGGCCGGCAGcggctggagaaggagatgaattAGGTTCCAGCCACCCGAAGCACCAAAGCCCACTCCAGATCAGCTCAGGGgtcaggagagggagggagcagagaaGGAGCAGGAACACCCACCCAGGCAGCTCAGACCTATTTGCAGCCAAGCTGTCAAAGAAGAAACTTCTCTGGCAGCCGCTGGCCCAGCCCTTCGACTTTGCCAACCAACTTTCCTTGGGTAATCCCCGGCCCCTTCTTCGTTTCCAGCTCTCTCACCATGTTTCCAAGCAGCTCGGGCCTGCCGGCAGCTGAACTCGTTGACTACTCGGTTTCCTCCCAGGCGGCCGTCGGTTCACTTCCTGCTTGTCCAACTTTCAGCCCGCCCCCGCCAACCTCGCATCCCAGCGGCTCCGGCCACACCTCGCTCAGGTTCTCCAGGTAGGCGGGCACCCTGCGCTGCCCTCCCAGTCTCCTCCGGAGCCGGGGCTTAGGCTTAAAGCGACAGGGTTCCCGGGCACCACATTTCTTCTCACTTAGAAACAAGAAAAGATCAGGCAGCCCTCCTTGGTTTCCGGATGTAAAAAGGCAGCcgtctcctttttaaaattttttattattttttggggggTCGCACACGCAGCATACAGGCCCTTAGTTT
Proteins encoded in this region:
- the VAMP8 gene encoding vesicle-associated membrane protein 8; this encodes MEASGGGGDDRVRNLRDEVEGVKNIMTQNVERILARGENLDHLRNKTEDLEATSEHFKTTSQKVARKFWWKNVKMIVLICVIVFIIILFIVLFATGAIPT